The segment tcaattgtttaaattcaagttcttgtagtttaaaataacgcataaaagatgagtttaaagatcaaatggtaaattacatccgattggcatgaaaattggcatgcatgttaagaacatatagaaaatgtaatccaacggttggattttcaaaatatgaattcaacaataagttattgtttagtgtaacattttttagagttacatcaagtgtaacttgaatccaactacacattttttaattcgatgtgaattttgacaaatctaccgttagattacattatcttcatatatttttcattcttaagaaatttcaaggtgatcaaagattaatagccatgccatcaatcaattgtttaaattcaagtttttgtagtttaaaataacgcataaaagatgagtttaaagatcaaatggtaaattacgtatgattgacatgaaaattggcatgcatgttaagaatatatataaaatgtaatccaacggttggatttttaaaatatgaattcaacaataagttattggttggtgtaacattttttagagttatatcacgtgtaacttgaatccaaccctatatttcttaattcgatgtgaattttgacaaatctaccgttagattacattatcttcatatatttttcattcttaagaaatttcaaggtgatcaaagattaatagtcatgtcatcaatcaattgtttaaattcaagtttttgtagtttaaaataacgcataaaagatgagtttaaagatcaaatggtaaattacgtatgattgacatgaaaattggcatgcatgttaataatatatagaaaatgtaatccaacggtttgatttttaaaatatgaattcaacaataagttattgattggtgtaacattttttagagttatatcacgtgtaacttgaatccaaccctatatttcttaattcgatgtgaattttgacaaatctaccgttagattacattatcttcatatattattcatgcttacaaaatttcaagatgattaaatattaatagtcatgtcatcaatcaattgtttaaattcaagttcttgtaatttaaaataatgcataaaagatgagtttaaagatcaaatggtaaattacatccgattggcatgaaaattggcatgcatgttaaaaacatatagaaaatatgatccaacggttggattttcaaaatatgaattgaacaataagttattggttagtgtaacattttttagaattacatcaagtgtaacttgaacccaaccccaCATTTTtgaattcgatgtgaattttaacaaatttaccattagattacattatcttcatatatttttcatgctaaaaaaatttcaaggtgatcaaagattaatagtcatgtcatcaatcaattgtttaaattcatgttttcgtaatttaaaataatgcataaaagatgagtttagagatcaaagggtaaattacatccgattggcaagaaaattggcatgcatgttaaaaacaaatagaaaatgtgatccaacggttggattttcaaaatatgaattcaacaataagttattggttggtgtgacttttttagagttacatcaagtgtaacttgaacccaatcctatatttcttatttcgatgtgaattttgacaaatataccgttagattacattatcttcatatatttttaatgcttacaaaattttaaggtgatcaaagattaatagccacgTCATcgatcaattgtttaaatttaagtttttgtagtttaaaatagcttataaaagatgagtttaaaaatcaaatggtaaattacatccaattggaaagaaaattagcatgcatgttaagaacatatagaacatgtaatccaacggttagattttcaaaatatgaattcaataataagttattggttggtgtaacatttttttgagttacattaggtgtaacttgaacccaaccctatatttattaattcaatgtgaattttgacaaatttaccgttagattacattattttcatatatttctcatgcttacaaaatttcatggtgatcaaagattaatagccgcgtcattaatcaattgtttaaatttaagtttttgtagtttaaaataacgcataaaagatgagtttaaagatcaaatggtaaattacatctgattggcatgaaaattagcatgcatgtttagaacatatagaacatgtaatcaaacggttggattttgaaaatatgaattcaataataagttattggttagtGTAATATTCAATAATATGTTATTGACCATGTCATTttctaaatccaaccgtttgattgtgaccataatttatcAGAATTAActtttcattacactcttcaaatccaacggttagatttcaaatttaagAATGGCATGTGATGGATATGTGTTATGTACTTATATGGTTATGTTTactcaatctgaccatccaattagtcatattatttttttaaaaagtaaacaaaGTTAGTCACATTTTTAAATTcttacataaatttaataatagctatgatatttttttttaaatttttaataagatagaacgtgtgataatttttgttgtgtgatatatatattttgagaaagttgTGTGGTGaattttattgagtatatgtgattgttttttgtttttaaattttatttcatagctcattaataaaatgaccaagtaacttcaccaaattgcagatttttttttataatttttttaaataaattttttttttgtttttatctttttctcctataatttctaagttgataaaaatattaatttaactaCAATCTAAACTCTTCatctaaacattttttttatttaaattatattattacgTGTAATTATATGTcgtaacattaatatattttaagcCAATGTCAATCGtgtgtaccttttttttttctttttttgttgagttAAACCACTTGTGTACTTTGTGATCTAAAATatgtgacctttttttttttaaatgtaaataaaaaaagtacattaatataaatgtacttttttttttttttttttacatttatgggGGTAagttggccttttttttttttatattaattattaaattatattttacaaatttgtagtactaaattatattttattaatttgaagtattatattatattttattaattgaaagtattaaattatattggaattattatattattattattatattttttttgtgaggcAACTCATCACTTAACGCATTTagacttaggaaaaaaaaaaaacaacaacaaaacaaaacaaaggaagaaaatgaaaaatcatgcCCAGtaccaatacaaaaaaaaaaaaaaattcttctttaaaaaattaaaatatccaATTTTAGGACTAAATTTTAGGACTAAGAATAATTATTACGTTAAGAATTTAAACttcttttatcaatttttttttcatcatttttgaaTTAAAGGTAATAACAAAGTTGCCATCCCAAATGGGTTGATTGAAACATCTGGTATTAAATTACGTTCTTATCAAAAAAGTAtcagaaataaaacaaaaagaaaaaaaaagagcatgtCACGCctaggaaagaaaaagaaaaaacaaaaggagaaaacaaaggaggattagcacaaaaaaataataataaataaataaagaattagaatttaaaaaaaaaaggatcaatgGATGAAAACAATACACCATGAAAGATCAAcggataaaaacaaaagaggataagcacaaaaaaataataaataaataaagaattagaattaaaaaaaaaaaaaaaaggatcaatgGATAAAAACAATACACCAAGAAAGATCAACGGATAAAAacaaaaggtaaaagttagggttttttttacCCTATCACATTTTCAGCCGcctcactctctcttcctcatcCTCACCTTCggttctctctctccctcacagCTCAAatcttcacacacacacacacagaagagagagagagagagagagagagagagagaaagaggtcCAGCGGTCAAAGAATTCATCGTCTTCGTCGCTTGCACCGTCGCCAGCTGTACCCCTCCCTCCCAACGCCAGTCCGTCCAGCACGAAGGTCTCCCgatctcttcattttctttctattagGTTTTTTCTTGGAATTGGAATTCCCTCGCAATATATAACAGATCCTCTCGCAACTCGCAAATGGCGGAAGAGATTGAAACGATGTCGTCGTCTCTCTCCGAAGACACTCTCTCGCAATCTCAGGTtcccttctcttctcttctcttctcttgtacattttctattttttatatatataatttcaggGGGTTTCTCTCTCATGATTTATtcgtaatatttttttatttttttaccgaATCATTGTATTCCTTTAACTTCTCATTACGAAGTTGGGTTtcatctttgaaatttgaaagaacAATTTGAGACCctttaatcatttttaattttttttttatttaatctcattttgtttcaaaaaaaaaaaattcaatgctATTTGACGTTTGAATGAATATGATGAAGGTTGGATGCGAAATTAGTAATGATAAAATTTGTTAGGTTGAAGGACATTCAGAATaatagatagatatatatatatatatatatatattaactttttgatgatattttttgatAGTTGGATTTGGGGGATTTGTTGAACCCTGGATGGATGGATATGTTGGAAATGCAAACCAATTgagctaaaagttttttttttttttttttgggtaagaaaagataaataataataataatttggaaATAATGCTCAATTCAGCTCAGCTCTATAGATGGGATGGTTTAAAACACTTAGTATGCACATACATTATTATTACATTGGTGGCATTCCTATCTATCTTAAATTAAATGACTTCACACTCACAGtggggtttggtttggttttgtaatCTCAGGCTCCTGCTCCTGCTCCTGCATTATCCAGTTTTCCAGCTTTCTCAAATGGTGATTTTAGATGATTatgattttggatttatttgcaTGCGGTGAAATTGAATTTCCAAGAATACCTTTCGATTCCAAATTTCTATGCTCCAATTCTATTATAccgaacacacacacacacacaccataaACCTGGTTcttttgaaattgaattatGGAAATGCTCTTATGCTTTGCGTGTTAGAAAGTAGCATGCATAATTTATCTTCATTTGTTTATCAAGATTTTTTGGGACATTCCTTTCCTTCTTggttttttgtattgttattgttaatgaccattttctttgtttttttgtatttaatagaGTACAAGGTGCATGCTTACAACAGGAATGGCATTTGTTCTTTGGGTTTTATGGATGATCACTACCCGGTTCGGAGTGCTTTTTCTCTGCTCAACCAGGTACGCACTatctaattttttcttttgtgtgtgtgtgtgtgtgtgtgtttttttttttttcttcagagtTAAATTTTTCGTTTGGGCTTTACTTTTGTATACATTTCGTAAgcccttttttttacttataaaaaaaaagggtgtatCAATGTGTTAGATAATTGTTTGCCATGCtaaagtttgttttttgttttggtataaGTTTACAGACTGGTTGAATTTTAGACTTGTTTATGGTTGAATATAAATGTATATTTGTgtataattatttgttttgtgtgtgtgtgtatatatatatatatatttaagtaattagatttaaatttatatgttaatttttgtatataaaagcATTTGATGATCAATCTCAATTTGTTGAATGGGTGAGTAATGGATCTCAATTGTTACAGTTTGTTTAATCGTGattatttgaagattttttCATGCAAGATGCTAGTGTAGTTTTTTAAGTATTCAAGGCTGTAATTGggcaccattttttttttctaatgattGGTTTATGGAAATTTTATAGCTTGGTTCATGTTTTATCTTCGAGATCTGTAAAAATTCCAATGATGATACTGTAAAGACATGTATATCATCACCTTCCCTCCCTATCACATTTTCATTAAATCCAATATATAATGTTATAAGTGCTAAGTGAATGTTTGAAGAGGACATTGATGCAAAGTGAAAAATCTTGTTGATTTAAGATGAGATGTAATCTGacttatgaaaaaagaaaaaagaaaaagatgaggtGCAATTTGTCCAGTAAGTCATGCTTAGAAACTACTAGTTGAAAACGATTTATTATATTGTCCAGAATATAACTTTTAAAGTGCACATATTTGCTGTGATGTTATGTGGTGGTTTCTGGACAGTACATATACTGGGTTTTGAGATTGCCCTGATCCATGACAGGTGAAGGAATGCACATCAGCCTTGCTGCATTTTGCGAAGAAGACTAACATCCCATTCTTTTGGTGCGTATACATTGTCCAAGTCTGAAAGAAAGCCAACATTTGACATTTTTGGATGCATATTCATCACATCTAGGTCTGAGTGTTTAAGATCACCcctaatctttttatttatttatttatttttattttaataagacaATTTAATGTTTTATGTTAAATCCTTTAAGTTGCATTTGTCAGCATCTGGGGTTTAAAATTGTTTGGCATGTCTTTAGCTAGGAAGCATGGACACGTGCACGGGTTCTAGTACGACAtggcaatttttaaaaaaaattaggactCGGAACAGTAGGGATAcgcatattaattaattataaaacttaatcatatttttatttttatttttaaatattgttaagattttatttttttcatttaatgttaaacatatatcaatttaagagcaataatggataataaagtAAATTCATGACTAATAAATGatgtttagaaattagaatacaaactAAGAATGAGATCCAAAAGtgtaaataaaagataactaGATAAGTGTTCAAGATTGAAActacaaagaaataaaagataagtGTCCCTCCCATGTActgcaatttttcaaaaaaaataaaaatggttgaGAGTCTCCCAGATGTGTCCCGTGTCCGACATAGGTACGGCACACCAAATGAAGGGCCCATGCTTCTAATTATGCTTCTAATTAATATGGGATTATTGCGCCCTCTTATTATGCTTCTAATCAATGTGGGATTCTAAAACCAACAAGTAAACCTCTAAGCTTATCCCCTCATGGGTTGGACTTAACAATTTCCCCTCCAGCCCATGTGATGTCTTTATTAGTATCCCTTTTTGTACTTTCTTTGATCCCTTTTGTTGGGAAAGGAGCTCCCTAATGTCCTTAACAAAAGATATGATTAGTTgagtttaagaaaattttaaattctcacCCAAACTCAGCTTCATAACCAAACCAGTTgcattctctacaaattatcCTCTTTTCTATCTATTAGTATCTTTCCTCTTCGGTTGTTGAACTAAAGGCTCCTCTTTGCATTTGCTCCTCTATGCACTTCACATATCTCTTCCTTCATTACCACTAAAACAATTCTATTAACTTATATAACATTGCCTCATATAGAATATTATTCATAGCCAAAATAATCGAAGCAACCTAAAGAAATTATATTTCTTCTCATAAAACACTGATATTAACTTATATAACATTGCCTCAACTATTaaatcttgatttcttttttcgTTTCTAACTTCTGAGAAAACACTGatactattgttttttttaattaattatattgatTAGAAGTAGTGCAAAATATTGGATATATAAATATTGGTTTTgttgatactaatttttttttttaaactttaattatttCATTGCAGTTATCTGAGAGACAAAATCAGGCATTTGGAGGAGGGCCCCACTCAATTAGGTatgtcattctctctctctcattcatgGAATTTGATTCTTTCTTTGTTGTCGCTGTAGATTCCAACTCTCCAATacaaaagcctttttttttttggttgttgttgttggtttggAGATATTAATGTAGGATTTATGCCATCTGAATTCTGTTTGTGTTGAGAACTATGCAATCAGATCTCTAGAAAATagttttaggattttttattattattattgtttttccaTTTGAGATCAAATCATTAATCACGGTCCTTTaggattttcattttagtttttttttttttttttttttttttttttttttttttttgtgtgtggtgaTTTATGTTTTGCCAAGGCTCCAATGAAGAGAAACCATTGGTGGTAATTCACTAGAATGTTTTACatttaaaacataaagaaaaaccatgtggagaaaaaaaaaatacgaacttgacttaaaaaaaaaaaggcgacTCTGGCTTTTGGTATTATTATTAGTGGCTTTTCAAAGCACCTTTTCTTGTATAATAATTGGCTGCTCTTCTCTCTTAACTGATATGGACAGATGGTGCTGGTGGTAAGGGCATATGGAAAAACTCCTTCACACTGATGGGTGTTGTTCATTATGGATATGAGATGTCTAACATGCTTcttaaaaacaagaagagaaaaaaaggggggaagtaaaaaagaaaaaaaaaaatggtatatgGGGTGTTTAACATGGAAGTTAGTCTTATTTTGTTGGATTATTGGTAGTGGCCGTCTGCTATGTATATGTTAAGCCACAACCACAAGAGTATAGAGtagttcttatttttgttttccttttgattGGTCTTTATCCACccccctcccccttttttttctctccttttgatTATCACTAGTGGTAgaccacatcttttttttttgttaattttattatgATGGATATAGACAATGTTATATAGTTAATATAATGTTGTGTACAAAGAAacatatcttttcttttgttatgtatttgataatatatttatatgttaatatTACGTTAGTTTGGAGACATTTGTGTTGTTAATTAGTTACATTTGTGGTATTGTGTTAGTAGAGCTAAAACTATAACAGGCATTTTGTCTGGACAATAATATATTTGATGCCAACAATGTTTTTAAAGCCCACTGGgagagggaataaaaaaaaaaaaagaacctataGCGGCGGTCAAAAAGCGCCGCAATAGGtgcacaatttattttttaaatgaaacccTATAGCGGCGCTTATAGACCGCCGCTAAAGGTACGCACATATAGCGGCGTTTCCACCCGCCGCTAAAAGTCAATGCCATGAATTCTAAACACGTATGGCGGCGGTTTTATACCCGCCGCAATAAACCTTCACTCGCCGCTAAAAGGTACATCTATAGCGGCGCTTTTTGCGACCGCCGCAATATACCTATAGCGGCACTGCAACACTGACGGGACGGCCCGCCGCAATAGCACCCGCCGCTATAGGTCGAATGTACCTTTAGCGGCGCTTTTTTGGGCTTTAGCGGCGGTTTTGGCCCGCCGCAATAGCCCGTTTTTCTTGTAGTGGTATTCAGTGAAAACTTCCACTAGACACAAGCCACACacatacaaaataatataagaagTCATTTTTGTagatttaacccaaaaaatcattcatatcattttagttaaatttgtgtaaaataacATCAGAGCTacaataatttgtaaatataCATTGTTATTGTTGTCGTGTAAATTgatataaagaaataataaaaaaagagagagacatgaTTTGGctagagaataataaaaaattgataaaaaaatcaatatttatatatataaaatatagtttaaaataaataatttaatgtgtaatattttaaaaagtcgTTGCGTAAAATAGATAAGAATTTATTCACGTGCAATGCTCTAAGGAGACAATATAGTACCTGCTTTTGTGAAACAGGCAGAGAATTTAATTGGAGCTTGAAGGCTCAATGTTAATATTTTGCGCCTTTCTCAATGCTTGTGTTTCTGGTTTCTAATCCTATTGGTGGGAACAAAAATTCAAGCAAGGGGACAAGGGCGGTGACTAATACAGTAATGAAGGTGATTCCTAGCTAATTATAGGAATTTTATAGAGTTTGGAACTGTCTGCTTTAGGAAGCGTTGGATTTAAGaatacaaaagcaaaaaataaaataatgtaccTCGTACAGTTAAGCTAATCAAGTTTAGTACTCCATTTGGATATTTTGTGGGTGGAAAGAGAGCTTTGCCAACATCTGCAGAGTTTAGTAGTATAAAAAATAGAGTTCTTTTTCTCGAGAAACCGTGTGAGCGAGCCTCGTTTTACTTGTCCTGAACAGTTCAACCGGTGAAGTTTCACATTCATTTAAAATCCTAGTTGTATATAAACTCTCTTTGTTTCCTAGTTTTATACGTCAATCCCTTTTTGTGACTATTCTAGATCCCTGCTATAACTGTATAGCATGCACTCTATTTTGGTACCACTAGGTTGAGTCTTACTGCTTGGTTCAAGCTCTACTTCAAAATCCAAACTTGTCTCTTTACCAATGTAAAGAtccaaagaaatcaaatttgtgTTATACTCAAAAAGATTAATCTAGTCACAATTAACCCT is part of the Quercus robur chromosome 9, dhQueRobu3.1, whole genome shotgun sequence genome and harbors:
- the LOC126698472 gene encoding uncharacterized protein LOC126698472 isoform X2, which produces MAEEIETMSSSLSEDTLSQSQAPAPAPALSSFPAFSNEYKVHAYNRNGICSLGFMDDHYPVRSAFSLLNQLSERQNQAFGGGPHSIRYVILSLSFMEFDSFFVVAVDSNSPIQKPFFFWLLLLVWRY
- the LOC126698472 gene encoding uncharacterized protein LOC126698472 isoform X3, which codes for MAEEIETMSSSLSEDTLSQSQAPAPAPALSSFPAFSNEYKVHAYNRNGICSLGFMDDHYPVRSAFSLLNQLSERQNQAFGGGPHSIRWCWW
- the LOC126698472 gene encoding uncharacterized protein LOC126698472 isoform X1 produces the protein MAEEIETMSSSLSEDTLSQSQAPAPAPALSSFPAFSNEYKVHAYNRNGICSLGFMDDHYPVRSAFSLLNQVKECTSALLHFAKKTNIPFFCYLRDKIRHLEEGPTQLDGAGGKGIWKNSFTLMGVVHYGYEMSNMLLKNKKRKKGGK